One Coccinella septempunctata chromosome X, icCocSept1.1, whole genome shotgun sequence genomic window carries:
- the LOC123321514 gene encoding uncharacterized protein LOC123321514 isoform X3, producing the protein MDFSKMIHPLLATLFVVISISDICFSQRKLPKHSVVSVDVKTAVHFDCPEEFGYYPHPDDCTQYYVCVFGGALLESCTGGLMYSQELQTCDWPRNVGCDGAEIAAAPTTPTPSNSRAKEEYTRTRYTPPPPPKPSALVISRGQPRQHQIYHDEEINLKQQQLYQDSEEALPEAQEEESDRQQRFYRGQPSTIGQVQRDRDGLRQPNAIAYHTGQKEKIGVISFGIHQPQEHQRAESTTSAPEPISITSRNLVTTSQYSASSYSPYEPEYDDKTKYEYNSYNEQPSVAPVSYRSRTAAPTYQQNDVQSSKRANVIQNDFIRGVYQEQNLPEYHDVAYDNEEEDQNTYRNSNRQPLRVDRKETNLIEDHPSTSKSKNRNAASHVSSTSRYSTKKPVKTPTPTISYKQSTVASRTNNRGRGSGHYTASNAITNEVTVNTVNVNRGTPPSRSRPTLKPSTSIVSKAQEFVDIYRYPPRRPDPIYPQPQPDKTAAKCRKDVCLLPDCNCGGKDIPGDIPPDQVPQIVLLTFDDSVNDLNKGLYQDLFEKGRVNPNGCPISATFYVSHEWTDYSQVQNLYSDGHEIASHTISHSFGEQFSQKKWTREIAGQREILAAYGGVHLEDIRGMRAPFLSVGGNKMFKMLYDSNFTYDSSMPIYENKPPSWPYTLDYKLFHDCMIPPCPTRSYPGVWEVPMVMWQDLNGGRCSMGDACSNPADAEGVHKMIMKNFQRHYTTNRAPFGLFYHAAWFTQPHHKEGFINFLDNILAMRDVWVITNWQAVQWVRDPTPTSRLGSFKPFQCDYADRPKRCNNPKVCNLWHKSGVRYMRTCQPCPDIYPWTGNSGIRSSRIDNDIED; encoded by the exons ATATCTGTTTTTCCCAACGAAAACTGCCGAAGCACTCTGTAGTATCTGTTGACGTGAAGACTGCAGTTCATTTTGATTGTCCTGAGGAATTTGGATATTATCCCCATCCTGATGACTGTACCCAGTACTATGTTTGCGTATTTGGAGGTGCTTTGCTTGAATCTTGTACTGGAGGACTTATGTATAG TCAAGAACTTCAAACTTGCGACTGGCCACGCAACGTGGGTTGTGATGGCGCTGAAATAGCTGCTGCACCAACGACCCCAACACCGTCCAATTCCAGAGCGAAAGAGGAATACACCAGGACCAGATACACACCACCTCCACCCCCAAAGCCATCTGCTTTAGTCATTTCGAGGGGACAACCCAGACAACACCAAATATATCACGATGAAGAGATCAATCTAAAG CAACAACAGCTGTATCAAGATTCAGAAGAAGCATTGCCTGAAGCGCAAGAAGAGGAGAGTGACCGTCAGCAGAGATTTTATCGTGGTCAACCATCTACTATTGGACAAGTTCAAAGAGATAGGGATGGCCTGAGACAACCCAATGCCATAGCT TATCATACTGGACAGAAAGAGAAAATCGGTGTCATCTCCTTCGGTATTCACCAACCTCAAGAACATCAGAG AGCTGAATCAACAACCTCTGCACCAGAACCAATATCGATAACTTCACGTAACTTGGTCACCACTAGTCAATACTCTGCCAGTTCATATTCACCATATGAACCAGAGTATGACGACAAGACCAAATATG AATACAACAGTTACAACGAACAACCGAGTGTTGCTCCTGTCTCGTATAGAAGTAGGACAGCTGCTCCAACATATCAGCAGAACGATGTCCAGTCATCCAAAAGGGCGAATGTTATACAAAACGACTTTATAAGAGGCGTTTACCAAGAACAGAACTTGCCTGAATATCACGATGTTGCCTACGACAACGAG GAAGAGGACCAAAACACCTACAGAAACTCCAACAGGCAGCCTTTAAG GGTGGACAGAAAGGAGACAAACCTTATCGAGGATCACCCGTCAACTTCTAAATCTAAAAATAGAAATGCTGCGTCTCATGTTTCCAGTACTAGTAGATATTCCACAAAAAAACCTGTCAAAACACCCACGCCAACAATTTCATATAAACAGAGTACAGTTGCATCAAG AACCAACAACAGAGGTAGAGGTTCTGGTCATTACACTGCTAGTAACGCTATCACCAATGAAGTGACAGTTAACACAGTGAACGTAAATAGGGGTACACCACCATC TCGATCAAGACCAACATTAAAACCCTCCACATCTATAGTATCGAAAGCACAAGAGTTTGTCGATATCTATAGATATCCTCCAAGGAGGCCTGATCCTATATATCCTCAACCTCAGCCTGACAAAACTGCTGCCAAGTGCCGCAAAGACGTTTGTCTTCTCCCAGATTGCAACTGTGGAGGAAAAGACATACCTG GTGACATACCACCTGACCAAGTGCCACAAATTGTTCTTCTTACCTTCGACGATTCTGTCAACGACCTAAACAAAGGACTCTACCAGGATCTTTTCGAAAAGGGCAGAGTGAACCCTAATGGTTGTCCTATTTCTGCTACCTTCTATGTTTCGCACGAATGGACTGACTACAGTCAAGTGCAGAACTTATACTCTGATGGACATGAAATAGCATCGCATACAATATC ACACAGCTTCGGCGAGCAGTTTTCACAAAAGAAATGGACACGCGAAATAGCAGGTCAAAGAGAAATTTTAGCGGCATATGGTGGAGTACACCTAGAGGACATCAGAGGCATGAGAGCTCCTTTCCTTTCT GTCGGAGGCAACAAGATGTTCAAAATGTTATACGACTCCAACTTCACCTATGATTCTTCGATGCCAATATACGAAAATAAACCTCCAAGTTGGCCATATACTTTAGATTATAAACTTTTCCACGACTGCATGATCCCTCCATGTCCCACGAGATCCTACCCAGGAGTATGGGAAGTTCCAATGGTGATGTGGCAAGATTTGAATGGAGGCAGATGTTCAATGGGGGATGCTTGTAGTAATCCAGCTGATGCTGAGGGCGTTCATAAAATGATAATGAAGAATTTCCAAAGGCATTACACCACAAACAG AGCCCCATTCGGACTCTTTTACCACGCTGCATGGTTCACACAACCACACCACAAAGAGGGTTTCATCAACTTCTTAGATAATATCTTAGCCATGAGAGACGTTTGGGTTATCACTAATTGGCAGGCAGTGCAATGGGTGAGAGATCCAACTCCGACCTCTAGATTGGGCTCTTTCAAACCCTTCCAGTGTGACTATGCA GACAGACCCAAGCGTTGCAACAATCCAAAGGTGTGCAACCTATGGCACAAATCTGGAGTTAGATACATGAGAACTTGTCAGCCATGCCCAGACATCTACCCTTGGACCGGAAATTCAGGCATTCGTAGTAGTAGAATTGACAACGACATAGAAGATTAG
- the LOC123321514 gene encoding uncharacterized protein LOC123321514 isoform X1: MDFSKMIHPLLATLFVVISISDICFSQRKLPKHSVVSVDVKTAVHFDCPEEFGYYPHPDDCTQYYVCVFGGALLESCTGGLMYSQELQTCDWPRNVGCDGAEIAAAPTTPTPSNSRAKEEYTRTRYTPPPPPKPSALVISRGQPRQHQIYHDEEINLKQQQLYQDSEEALPEAQEEESDRQQRFYRGQPSTIGQVQRDRDGLRQPNAIAYHTGQKEKIGVISFGIHQPQEHQRAESTTSAPEPISITSRNLVTTSQYSASSYSPYEPEYDDKTKYEYNSYNEQPSVAPVSYRSRTAAPTYQQNDVQSSKRANVIQNDFIRGVYQEQNLPEYHDVAYDNEEEDQNTYRNSNRQPLRVDRKETNLIEDHPSTSKSKNRNAASHVSSTSRYSTKKPVKTPTPTISYKQSTVASRASTNVTNENSQVYPKQSQYLIPGKSTLNTIPTASPSRNTQTDIPIQSDTSKFVELEEPSSVSSVRTNKQPPTNRYITKKPPSKSTDQVSSTGTPAEHNDNPNSKHTINNSSSFSTSPSTSSQKPSTTQISSDGSYALIDPTTYSPPKFQIRTTSPKYSASSPSVTRRRNQNENSRSSVSRGRKQPGLRPLQFRESKRHDYASRVENPVKFVQKFIPISPISINQELTPVEKKNSSEGSFEDSTGASQQKSQYFSASRYAIETTTETLESRELKQNEQPSSTPFDSSISSQKTEIDDIEVTKPSVSIQDQKILEKLNRYKSSSLINPNFVPQAKVFKSTVEVPPLESLISDADFVKDEPDLPPTYKLKPFKQLTRTATNKTDSSPITSTPRISRINPAFKFMMNSLRGTKGHNTKCKESTSTQICSDLKLRTNNRGRGSGHYTASNAITNEVTVNTVNVNRGTPPSRSRPTLKPSTSIVSKAQEFVDIYRYPPRRPDPIYPQPQPDKTAAKCRKDVCLLPDCNCGGKDIPGDIPPDQVPQIVLLTFDDSVNDLNKGLYQDLFEKGRVNPNGCPISATFYVSHEWTDYSQVQNLYSDGHEIASHTISHSFGEQFSQKKWTREIAGQREILAAYGGVHLEDIRGMRAPFLSVGGNKMFKMLYDSNFTYDSSMPIYENKPPSWPYTLDYKLFHDCMIPPCPTRSYPGVWEVPMVMWQDLNGGRCSMGDACSNPADAEGVHKMIMKNFQRHYTTNRAPFGLFYHAAWFTQPHHKEGFINFLDNILAMRDVWVITNWQAVQWVRDPTPTSRLGSFKPFQCDYADRPKRCNNPKVCNLWHKSGVRYMRTCQPCPDIYPWTGNSGIRSSRIDNDIED, translated from the exons ATATCTGTTTTTCCCAACGAAAACTGCCGAAGCACTCTGTAGTATCTGTTGACGTGAAGACTGCAGTTCATTTTGATTGTCCTGAGGAATTTGGATATTATCCCCATCCTGATGACTGTACCCAGTACTATGTTTGCGTATTTGGAGGTGCTTTGCTTGAATCTTGTACTGGAGGACTTATGTATAG TCAAGAACTTCAAACTTGCGACTGGCCACGCAACGTGGGTTGTGATGGCGCTGAAATAGCTGCTGCACCAACGACCCCAACACCGTCCAATTCCAGAGCGAAAGAGGAATACACCAGGACCAGATACACACCACCTCCACCCCCAAAGCCATCTGCTTTAGTCATTTCGAGGGGACAACCCAGACAACACCAAATATATCACGATGAAGAGATCAATCTAAAG CAACAACAGCTGTATCAAGATTCAGAAGAAGCATTGCCTGAAGCGCAAGAAGAGGAGAGTGACCGTCAGCAGAGATTTTATCGTGGTCAACCATCTACTATTGGACAAGTTCAAAGAGATAGGGATGGCCTGAGACAACCCAATGCCATAGCT TATCATACTGGACAGAAAGAGAAAATCGGTGTCATCTCCTTCGGTATTCACCAACCTCAAGAACATCAGAG AGCTGAATCAACAACCTCTGCACCAGAACCAATATCGATAACTTCACGTAACTTGGTCACCACTAGTCAATACTCTGCCAGTTCATATTCACCATATGAACCAGAGTATGACGACAAGACCAAATATG AATACAACAGTTACAACGAACAACCGAGTGTTGCTCCTGTCTCGTATAGAAGTAGGACAGCTGCTCCAACATATCAGCAGAACGATGTCCAGTCATCCAAAAGGGCGAATGTTATACAAAACGACTTTATAAGAGGCGTTTACCAAGAACAGAACTTGCCTGAATATCACGATGTTGCCTACGACAACGAG GAAGAGGACCAAAACACCTACAGAAACTCCAACAGGCAGCCTTTAAG GGTGGACAGAAAGGAGACAAACCTTATCGAGGATCACCCGTCAACTTCTAAATCTAAAAATAGAAATGCTGCGTCTCATGTTTCCAGTACTAGTAGATATTCCACAAAAAAACCTGTCAAAACACCCACGCCAACAATTTCATATAAACAGAGTACAGTTGCATCAAG AGCATCGACGAATGTCACAAATGAAAACTCGCAAGTCTATCCAAAGCAGAGTCAATATTTAATTCCGGGAAAATCCACACTCAATACTATCCCAACAGCTTCCCCATCCAGAAATACACAAACAGACATTCCAATTCAAAGCGACACTTCAAAATTCGTCGAACTTGAAGAACCTTCATCGGTGTCTTCAGTACGAACTAATAAACAACCTCCAACCAATCGGTACATCACTAAAAAACCACCATCCAAGTCAACTGACCAAGTCTCGTCAACTGGAACACCGGCTGAACATAACGATAATCCCAATTCAAAACATACTATCAATAATTCTTCCTCTTTCTCAACTTCTCCTTCTACTTCATCACAAAAACCATCGACGACTCAAATTTCATCTGATGGGAGTTATGCTCTCATTGATCCTACAACTTATTCACCTCCGAAGTTCCAAATTAGAACAACCTCTCCGAAATACTCAGCGTCGTCACCTTCTGTAACCAGGCGAAGAAACCAGAATGAAAATTCGAGGAGTTCAGTATCTAGAGGTCGAAAACAACCTGGTTTGCGACCTCTCCAATTCAGGGAAAGTAAAAGGCACGATTATGCAAGTAGGGTGGAAAATCCTGTGAAGTTTGTCCAGAAATTCATCCCAATCAGTCCTATCTCGATTAACCAAGAACTTACTCCTGTTGAGAAGAAGAATTCTTCTGAAGGTTCATTCGAAGATTCGACGGGAGCCAGTCAACAAAAGAGCCAATATTTCTCCGCCTCCAGATATGCAATAGAAACAACTACTGAGACACTCGAATCGAGAGAGTTGAAGCAAAATGAGCAGCCTTCATCAACTCCTTTTGATAGCTCTATTTcttcccaaaaaactgaaattgaTGACATAGAGGTAACCAAACCGTCTGTATCTATCCAAGACCAAAAAATCTTGGAAAAACTCAATCGTTACAAAAGTTCAAGTTTGATCAACCCAAATTTCGTTCCACAAGCTAAAGTTTTCAAGAGCACTGTCGAAGTACCCCCTTTAGAGAGCTTAATATCCGATGCAGATTTCGTTAAGGATGAACCAGACTTACCTCCAACTTACAAACTGAAACCTTTCAAACAACTCACTAGAACTGCTACAAATAAGACAGATTCTTCCCCTATCACCTCAACTCCCAGAATATCCCGGATAAACCCAGCTTTCAAATTCATGATGAATTCCCTGCGTGGAACCAAAGGGCATAACACAAAGTGCAAAGAATCCACCTCCACCCAAATCTGCAGCGATCTCAAGCTGAG AACCAACAACAGAGGTAGAGGTTCTGGTCATTACACTGCTAGTAACGCTATCACCAATGAAGTGACAGTTAACACAGTGAACGTAAATAGGGGTACACCACCATC TCGATCAAGACCAACATTAAAACCCTCCACATCTATAGTATCGAAAGCACAAGAGTTTGTCGATATCTATAGATATCCTCCAAGGAGGCCTGATCCTATATATCCTCAACCTCAGCCTGACAAAACTGCTGCCAAGTGCCGCAAAGACGTTTGTCTTCTCCCAGATTGCAACTGTGGAGGAAAAGACATACCTG GTGACATACCACCTGACCAAGTGCCACAAATTGTTCTTCTTACCTTCGACGATTCTGTCAACGACCTAAACAAAGGACTCTACCAGGATCTTTTCGAAAAGGGCAGAGTGAACCCTAATGGTTGTCCTATTTCTGCTACCTTCTATGTTTCGCACGAATGGACTGACTACAGTCAAGTGCAGAACTTATACTCTGATGGACATGAAATAGCATCGCATACAATATC ACACAGCTTCGGCGAGCAGTTTTCACAAAAGAAATGGACACGCGAAATAGCAGGTCAAAGAGAAATTTTAGCGGCATATGGTGGAGTACACCTAGAGGACATCAGAGGCATGAGAGCTCCTTTCCTTTCT GTCGGAGGCAACAAGATGTTCAAAATGTTATACGACTCCAACTTCACCTATGATTCTTCGATGCCAATATACGAAAATAAACCTCCAAGTTGGCCATATACTTTAGATTATAAACTTTTCCACGACTGCATGATCCCTCCATGTCCCACGAGATCCTACCCAGGAGTATGGGAAGTTCCAATGGTGATGTGGCAAGATTTGAATGGAGGCAGATGTTCAATGGGGGATGCTTGTAGTAATCCAGCTGATGCTGAGGGCGTTCATAAAATGATAATGAAGAATTTCCAAAGGCATTACACCACAAACAG AGCCCCATTCGGACTCTTTTACCACGCTGCATGGTTCACACAACCACACCACAAAGAGGGTTTCATCAACTTCTTAGATAATATCTTAGCCATGAGAGACGTTTGGGTTATCACTAATTGGCAGGCAGTGCAATGGGTGAGAGATCCAACTCCGACCTCTAGATTGGGCTCTTTCAAACCCTTCCAGTGTGACTATGCA GACAGACCCAAGCGTTGCAACAATCCAAAGGTGTGCAACCTATGGCACAAATCTGGAGTTAGATACATGAGAACTTGTCAGCCATGCCCAGACATCTACCCTTGGACCGGAAATTCAGGCATTCGTAGTAGTAGAATTGACAACGACATAGAAGATTAG
- the LOC123321514 gene encoding uncharacterized protein LOC123321514 isoform X2, with amino-acid sequence MDFSKMIHPLLATLFVVISISDICFSQRKLPKHSVVSVDVKTAVHFDCPEEFGYYPHPDDCTQYYVCVFGGALLESCTGGLMYSQELQTCDWPRNVGCDGAEIAAAPTTPTPSNSRAKEEYTRTRYTPPPPPKPSALVISRGQPRQHQIYHDEEINLKQQQLYQDSEEALPEAQEEESDRQQRFYRGQPSTIGQVQRDRDGLRQPNAIAYHTGQKEKIGVISFGIHQPQEHQRAESTTSAPEPISITSRNLVTTSQYSASSYSPYEPEYDDKTKYEYNSYNEQPSVAPVSYRSRTAAPTYQQNDVQSSKRANVIQNDFIRGVYQEQNLPEYHDVAYDNEEEDQNTYRNSNRQPLRASTNVTNENSQVYPKQSQYLIPGKSTLNTIPTASPSRNTQTDIPIQSDTSKFVELEEPSSVSSVRTNKQPPTNRYITKKPPSKSTDQVSSTGTPAEHNDNPNSKHTINNSSSFSTSPSTSSQKPSTTQISSDGSYALIDPTTYSPPKFQIRTTSPKYSASSPSVTRRRNQNENSRSSVSRGRKQPGLRPLQFRESKRHDYASRVENPVKFVQKFIPISPISINQELTPVEKKNSSEGSFEDSTGASQQKSQYFSASRYAIETTTETLESRELKQNEQPSSTPFDSSISSQKTEIDDIEVTKPSVSIQDQKILEKLNRYKSSSLINPNFVPQAKVFKSTVEVPPLESLISDADFVKDEPDLPPTYKLKPFKQLTRTATNKTDSSPITSTPRISRINPAFKFMMNSLRGTKGHNTKCKESTSTQICSDLKLRTNNRGRGSGHYTASNAITNEVTVNTVNVNRGTPPSRSRPTLKPSTSIVSKAQEFVDIYRYPPRRPDPIYPQPQPDKTAAKCRKDVCLLPDCNCGGKDIPGDIPPDQVPQIVLLTFDDSVNDLNKGLYQDLFEKGRVNPNGCPISATFYVSHEWTDYSQVQNLYSDGHEIASHTISHSFGEQFSQKKWTREIAGQREILAAYGGVHLEDIRGMRAPFLSVGGNKMFKMLYDSNFTYDSSMPIYENKPPSWPYTLDYKLFHDCMIPPCPTRSYPGVWEVPMVMWQDLNGGRCSMGDACSNPADAEGVHKMIMKNFQRHYTTNRAPFGLFYHAAWFTQPHHKEGFINFLDNILAMRDVWVITNWQAVQWVRDPTPTSRLGSFKPFQCDYADRPKRCNNPKVCNLWHKSGVRYMRTCQPCPDIYPWTGNSGIRSSRIDNDIED; translated from the exons ATATCTGTTTTTCCCAACGAAAACTGCCGAAGCACTCTGTAGTATCTGTTGACGTGAAGACTGCAGTTCATTTTGATTGTCCTGAGGAATTTGGATATTATCCCCATCCTGATGACTGTACCCAGTACTATGTTTGCGTATTTGGAGGTGCTTTGCTTGAATCTTGTACTGGAGGACTTATGTATAG TCAAGAACTTCAAACTTGCGACTGGCCACGCAACGTGGGTTGTGATGGCGCTGAAATAGCTGCTGCACCAACGACCCCAACACCGTCCAATTCCAGAGCGAAAGAGGAATACACCAGGACCAGATACACACCACCTCCACCCCCAAAGCCATCTGCTTTAGTCATTTCGAGGGGACAACCCAGACAACACCAAATATATCACGATGAAGAGATCAATCTAAAG CAACAACAGCTGTATCAAGATTCAGAAGAAGCATTGCCTGAAGCGCAAGAAGAGGAGAGTGACCGTCAGCAGAGATTTTATCGTGGTCAACCATCTACTATTGGACAAGTTCAAAGAGATAGGGATGGCCTGAGACAACCCAATGCCATAGCT TATCATACTGGACAGAAAGAGAAAATCGGTGTCATCTCCTTCGGTATTCACCAACCTCAAGAACATCAGAG AGCTGAATCAACAACCTCTGCACCAGAACCAATATCGATAACTTCACGTAACTTGGTCACCACTAGTCAATACTCTGCCAGTTCATATTCACCATATGAACCAGAGTATGACGACAAGACCAAATATG AATACAACAGTTACAACGAACAACCGAGTGTTGCTCCTGTCTCGTATAGAAGTAGGACAGCTGCTCCAACATATCAGCAGAACGATGTCCAGTCATCCAAAAGGGCGAATGTTATACAAAACGACTTTATAAGAGGCGTTTACCAAGAACAGAACTTGCCTGAATATCACGATGTTGCCTACGACAACGAG GAAGAGGACCAAAACACCTACAGAAACTCCAACAGGCAGCCTTTAAG AGCATCGACGAATGTCACAAATGAAAACTCGCAAGTCTATCCAAAGCAGAGTCAATATTTAATTCCGGGAAAATCCACACTCAATACTATCCCAACAGCTTCCCCATCCAGAAATACACAAACAGACATTCCAATTCAAAGCGACACTTCAAAATTCGTCGAACTTGAAGAACCTTCATCGGTGTCTTCAGTACGAACTAATAAACAACCTCCAACCAATCGGTACATCACTAAAAAACCACCATCCAAGTCAACTGACCAAGTCTCGTCAACTGGAACACCGGCTGAACATAACGATAATCCCAATTCAAAACATACTATCAATAATTCTTCCTCTTTCTCAACTTCTCCTTCTACTTCATCACAAAAACCATCGACGACTCAAATTTCATCTGATGGGAGTTATGCTCTCATTGATCCTACAACTTATTCACCTCCGAAGTTCCAAATTAGAACAACCTCTCCGAAATACTCAGCGTCGTCACCTTCTGTAACCAGGCGAAGAAACCAGAATGAAAATTCGAGGAGTTCAGTATCTAGAGGTCGAAAACAACCTGGTTTGCGACCTCTCCAATTCAGGGAAAGTAAAAGGCACGATTATGCAAGTAGGGTGGAAAATCCTGTGAAGTTTGTCCAGAAATTCATCCCAATCAGTCCTATCTCGATTAACCAAGAACTTACTCCTGTTGAGAAGAAGAATTCTTCTGAAGGTTCATTCGAAGATTCGACGGGAGCCAGTCAACAAAAGAGCCAATATTTCTCCGCCTCCAGATATGCAATAGAAACAACTACTGAGACACTCGAATCGAGAGAGTTGAAGCAAAATGAGCAGCCTTCATCAACTCCTTTTGATAGCTCTATTTcttcccaaaaaactgaaattgaTGACATAGAGGTAACCAAACCGTCTGTATCTATCCAAGACCAAAAAATCTTGGAAAAACTCAATCGTTACAAAAGTTCAAGTTTGATCAACCCAAATTTCGTTCCACAAGCTAAAGTTTTCAAGAGCACTGTCGAAGTACCCCCTTTAGAGAGCTTAATATCCGATGCAGATTTCGTTAAGGATGAACCAGACTTACCTCCAACTTACAAACTGAAACCTTTCAAACAACTCACTAGAACTGCTACAAATAAGACAGATTCTTCCCCTATCACCTCAACTCCCAGAATATCCCGGATAAACCCAGCTTTCAAATTCATGATGAATTCCCTGCGTGGAACCAAAGGGCATAACACAAAGTGCAAAGAATCCACCTCCACCCAAATCTGCAGCGATCTCAAGCTGAG AACCAACAACAGAGGTAGAGGTTCTGGTCATTACACTGCTAGTAACGCTATCACCAATGAAGTGACAGTTAACACAGTGAACGTAAATAGGGGTACACCACCATC TCGATCAAGACCAACATTAAAACCCTCCACATCTATAGTATCGAAAGCACAAGAGTTTGTCGATATCTATAGATATCCTCCAAGGAGGCCTGATCCTATATATCCTCAACCTCAGCCTGACAAAACTGCTGCCAAGTGCCGCAAAGACGTTTGTCTTCTCCCAGATTGCAACTGTGGAGGAAAAGACATACCTG GTGACATACCACCTGACCAAGTGCCACAAATTGTTCTTCTTACCTTCGACGATTCTGTCAACGACCTAAACAAAGGACTCTACCAGGATCTTTTCGAAAAGGGCAGAGTGAACCCTAATGGTTGTCCTATTTCTGCTACCTTCTATGTTTCGCACGAATGGACTGACTACAGTCAAGTGCAGAACTTATACTCTGATGGACATGAAATAGCATCGCATACAATATC ACACAGCTTCGGCGAGCAGTTTTCACAAAAGAAATGGACACGCGAAATAGCAGGTCAAAGAGAAATTTTAGCGGCATATGGTGGAGTACACCTAGAGGACATCAGAGGCATGAGAGCTCCTTTCCTTTCT GTCGGAGGCAACAAGATGTTCAAAATGTTATACGACTCCAACTTCACCTATGATTCTTCGATGCCAATATACGAAAATAAACCTCCAAGTTGGCCATATACTTTAGATTATAAACTTTTCCACGACTGCATGATCCCTCCATGTCCCACGAGATCCTACCCAGGAGTATGGGAAGTTCCAATGGTGATGTGGCAAGATTTGAATGGAGGCAGATGTTCAATGGGGGATGCTTGTAGTAATCCAGCTGATGCTGAGGGCGTTCATAAAATGATAATGAAGAATTTCCAAAGGCATTACACCACAAACAG AGCCCCATTCGGACTCTTTTACCACGCTGCATGGTTCACACAACCACACCACAAAGAGGGTTTCATCAACTTCTTAGATAATATCTTAGCCATGAGAGACGTTTGGGTTATCACTAATTGGCAGGCAGTGCAATGGGTGAGAGATCCAACTCCGACCTCTAGATTGGGCTCTTTCAAACCCTTCCAGTGTGACTATGCA GACAGACCCAAGCGTTGCAACAATCCAAAGGTGTGCAACCTATGGCACAAATCTGGAGTTAGATACATGAGAACTTGTCAGCCATGCCCAGACATCTACCCTTGGACCGGAAATTCAGGCATTCGTAGTAGTAGAATTGACAACGACATAGAAGATTAG